A window of Microcystis aeruginosa FD4 contains these coding sequences:
- a CDS encoding ABC transporter permease, whose protein sequence is MDWWHKLKDNPLARWGAVLLLIFYLSVMAADFVAPYSPYSSQPGQSLLPPTQIFWRSQSGSNKGEWIGPHVYPTTQSAINIETGERKLIRDFNNPLPLRLLVKGETYNFGQIRLPLPPKWQEVTLFPGIPFDRHLFGVIGDGRINILGTDESGRDSFSRLIFGGRISLFIGLVGILISFPIGLFVGGVSGYFGGWLDAILMRFVEVLMTIPGIYLLVALAAVLPAGLTSTQRFLLIVLITSFISWSGLARVIRGQVLSLKEQEFIQAAKAMGAKPLYIILRHVLPQTASYIIISATLAVPGFIVAESVLSLIGLGIQQPDPSWGNMLSLATNASIIVLQPWLIWPPALLIILTVLAFNLLGDGLRDALDPRNLER, encoded by the coding sequence ATGGACTGGTGGCACAAACTCAAAGATAATCCTCTCGCCCGTTGGGGAGCAGTTTTACTGTTAATCTTCTATTTAAGCGTAATGGCGGCGGATTTTGTCGCTCCCTACTCTCCCTACTCCTCCCAACCCGGTCAGTCTCTCCTCCCCCCCACCCAAATCTTTTGGCGCTCGCAGTCGGGAAGTAACAAGGGTGAGTGGATTGGCCCCCACGTCTATCCCACCACTCAAAGTGCTATTAATATAGAAACTGGTGAGCGGAAGCTAATTAGAGATTTTAACAACCCCTTGCCGCTGCGTCTCTTGGTTAAGGGTGAAACCTATAATTTCGGTCAAATTCGTCTACCTTTACCGCCAAAATGGCAGGAAGTAACTTTATTTCCCGGTATCCCCTTTGATCGCCATCTGTTCGGGGTCATCGGCGATGGTAGAATCAATATATTGGGAACTGACGAATCAGGACGTGATAGTTTTAGTCGCTTGATTTTCGGGGGCAGAATTAGTTTATTTATCGGTTTAGTCGGGATTTTAATTTCTTTCCCTATCGGTTTATTTGTTGGTGGCGTTTCTGGCTATTTTGGCGGCTGGTTAGATGCGATTTTAATGCGTTTTGTGGAAGTTTTAATGACTATCCCCGGCATATATTTACTCGTAGCTCTGGCGGCAGTTTTACCCGCAGGATTAACCAGCACCCAGCGCTTTTTATTAATCGTCCTGATTACTTCTTTTATCAGTTGGTCGGGATTAGCGCGGGTAATTCGCGGTCAAGTTTTATCCCTGAAAGAACAGGAATTTATTCAGGCCGCTAAAGCTATGGGAGCAAAACCCCTTTATATTATTCTGCGTCATGTGCTGCCCCAAACTGCCAGTTATATCATTATTTCTGCTACATTAGCCGTGCCGGGGTTTATCGTGGCCGAATCGGTTTTAAGTTTAATTGGTTTGGGAATTCAACAACCAGACCCTAGTTGGGGAAATATGCTTTCTTTGGCTACCAATGCCTCAATTATTGTTCTACAACCCTGGTTAATTTGGCCACCTGCTTTGTTAATTATTCTCACTGTTTTAGCTTTTAACTTACTCGGTGATGGTTTACGCGATGCCCTAGATCCTCGCAATTTAGAGAGATAA
- a CDS encoding glycoside hydrolase family 10 protein: MNKISKTFNNFADSLVIYSQRYGKISWLIFLIIFACIMTITFNYPAQSTNQTQEKAEIRGVWLTNIDSEVLFKPQTLKGALDRLADLNFNTIYPTVWNWGYTLYPSKVAEKVTGRAIDPHESLKNRNFLKEIISQGHRKKLRIIPWFEFGFMAPADSELAKRHPDWLTQRQDKSVIWWEGKVHQRVWLNPLHPQVQNFITDLVSEIITNYDIEGIQFDDHFGYPADFGYDETTIKLYQREHSGQLPPQDYQDKAWIQWRADKITDYMSSLAQTIKKRQPRAIISLSPNPYTFSLESYLLDWQKWQEKNLIDELIVQVYRTDMNAFDWELSQPELQQARESIPVAIGILSGLKGRPIPMVNITQQVEKSRQQNFGVSFFFYETLWNMSNESPSYRRRIFREILHSPNPS, translated from the coding sequence ATGAATAAAATCAGTAAAACTTTTAATAATTTCGCCGATAGTTTGGTGATTTATAGTCAAAGATACGGGAAAATAAGCTGGTTAATATTTTTAATTATCTTTGCTTGTATCATGACGATAACCTTTAATTATCCGGCCCAATCGACTAATCAAACCCAAGAAAAAGCCGAAATTCGTGGAGTTTGGTTAACTAATATCGATAGTGAGGTATTATTTAAACCGCAAACCCTAAAAGGGGCCCTTGATAGGTTGGCTGATTTAAACTTTAACACTATTTATCCCACGGTCTGGAATTGGGGTTATACACTCTATCCTTCTAAGGTAGCAGAAAAAGTCACAGGACGAGCGATCGATCCCCATGAATCTTTAAAAAATCGCAACTTTTTAAAGGAAATAATTAGCCAAGGTCATCGGAAAAAATTAAGAATTATTCCCTGGTTTGAATTTGGTTTTATGGCTCCTGCGGATTCAGAATTAGCAAAACGACATCCCGATTGGTTAACCCAAAGACAGGATAAAAGCGTGATTTGGTGGGAAGGAAAAGTGCATCAACGGGTGTGGTTAAATCCCTTACATCCGCAAGTACAAAACTTTATTACGGATTTAGTCAGCGAGATTATTACTAACTACGATATAGAAGGAATTCAGTTTGATGACCATTTTGGTTATCCCGCCGATTTTGGCTATGATGAAACCACAATTAAACTCTATCAAAGGGAACATTCGGGACAATTGCCACCGCAAGATTACCAAGATAAAGCATGGATTCAATGGCGGGCCGATAAAATTACTGACTATATGAGTAGTTTAGCCCAGACCATTAAAAAACGCCAACCTAGAGCGATTATTTCCCTATCTCCTAATCCCTACACTTTCTCCCTAGAATCCTATCTTTTAGATTGGCAAAAATGGCAAGAAAAAAACTTGATTGATGAGCTAATAGTACAAGTGTATCGAACTGATATGAACGCCTTTGACTGGGAATTATCCCAACCAGAATTACAGCAAGCTAGAGAATCTATACCCGTAGCTATTGGAATTTTATCTGGTTTAAAAGGTCGTCCGATTCCGATGGTTAATATTACTCAACAAGTGGAAAAATCGAGACAACAAAATTTTGGCGTTTCTTTCTTTTTCTACGAAACTTTATGGAATATGAGCAATGAATCTCCTTCCTATCGACGCAGGATTTTTCGGGAAATACTCCACTCTCCTAACCCTAGCTAA